The Salvia splendens isolate huo1 chromosome 21, SspV2, whole genome shotgun sequence genome includes a window with the following:
- the LOC121784261 gene encoding uncharacterized protein LOC121784261, which translates to MADYVKVLNGPNGSPNWYVDVHPMRVFKWAPDFDTFFESPIVSVWCNIIDIPAHLYEESAIMAIGNLLGKPLQADHATIHQSRLSFARICVEIDISIPPPEEIILNIRGKDSRYNVAWDRFPLFCANCKHVGHVKEDCHASGRKNRVGGRDRRVPTKAFYSSNVPKITRQEWRPKADTWACTSSTSGYPNKAKECTDQT; encoded by the coding sequence ATGGCCGACTATGTTAAGGTGTTAAATGGTCCTAATGGGAGcccgaattggtatgttgatgttcacccgatgagggtgttcaaatgggcgCCGGACTTCGATACATTCTTCGAGTCACCGATTGTTTCCGTTTGGTGCAACATCATCGACATCCCGGCGcatctctatgaggaatcggccATCATGGCAATCGGTAATCTCttaggcaagccactacaagccgatcatgccaccATCCATCAAAGCCGGCTCTCCTTTGCTAGGATTTGTGTGGAGATTGACATTTCGATCCCCCCGCCGGAAGAAATCATCCTCAATATCCGAGGTAAAGATTCAAGGTACAATGTGGCATGGGACCGTTTCCCTTTGTTTTGTGcaaattgtaaacatgttgggcacgtGAAAGAAGATTGTCATGCTTCGGGAAGGAAGAATCGGGTTGGAGGTAGGGATCGCCGAGTACCAACCAAGGCATTTTACTCGAGCAACGTCCCCAAGATCACCCGCCaagagtggcgcccaaaggcggaTACTTGGGCATGCACCTCATCAACTAGTGGGTATCCGAACAAGGCTAAAGAATGTACCGACCAAACGTAG